In one Corallococcus sp. EGB genomic region, the following are encoded:
- a CDS encoding CotH kinase family protein: MPEAPSGASSDAGPVDGGAQPSPDAGTDGPSDAGSGTPDAGSPDAGTAPQACAPTAGGTRWVLEGEAFTAQVKCATGLAEPGLRFGVRNLPPGATFDASTATLRWTPSLSQGAVWMLTLEERTTGETGTLKVGVANNDNAPGKVDIVDPVAYTEEYGLPVVHLFFNPDVGLTAGDYRPAAVVYRGHRYTIEAKYRGATSSVFPKRSLTLKFADADPFSEPVFGDGFKDRKRVVLISTFNDNSYMRSRLAFDLWHRLSPDAARIRTFSVVVYANNKYRGLYTAAEHIDKRLMEENGIDKDSDLFKAVDAGANFSRLKSNGQPKEHLHVGFEKAEGTPEENQPHAFDTLDAFVAWAADSNADTFRQQFGTKLKARDYEDWWIFNTLIQGNDSQGKNAYHAYDPKAGGPWRYIPWDLDASFGQNFDTTRTSPTARPTYASDNVLFKKMLAEPGIAGPMRERYRQALKNELSEAAVQALIDGYVKDLGPNAQRDEAQWGQQYRDFAKPDEEGYGNFPDWHLRQDFKTHAEEVEYLRQWIHTRWSAFQTQLP, from the coding sequence ATGCCCGAAGCGCCTTCGGGTGCGAGCTCCGACGCGGGCCCGGTGGATGGAGGCGCGCAGCCTTCCCCGGATGCGGGGACGGACGGGCCGTCCGACGCGGGCTCCGGGACGCCGGACGCGGGTTCACCGGACGCGGGGACGGCGCCGCAGGCCTGCGCGCCCACGGCGGGCGGCACGCGCTGGGTGCTGGAGGGGGAGGCCTTCACCGCGCAGGTGAAGTGCGCGACGGGGCTCGCGGAGCCCGGGCTGCGCTTCGGGGTGAGGAACCTGCCGCCAGGCGCCACGTTCGACGCGTCCACCGCCACGCTGCGCTGGACGCCATCCCTCAGTCAGGGCGCGGTGTGGATGCTCACGCTGGAGGAGCGCACCACCGGCGAGACGGGCACGCTCAAGGTGGGCGTGGCCAACAACGACAACGCGCCGGGCAAGGTCGACATCGTCGACCCCGTGGCCTACACGGAGGAGTACGGGCTGCCCGTGGTGCACCTGTTCTTCAATCCGGACGTGGGCCTGACGGCGGGTGATTATCGGCCCGCGGCGGTGGTGTACCGGGGCCACCGCTACACCATCGAGGCGAAGTACCGGGGCGCCACCTCCAGTGTGTTCCCCAAGCGCAGCCTGACGCTCAAGTTCGCGGACGCCGACCCGTTCTCCGAGCCCGTCTTCGGTGACGGCTTCAAGGACCGCAAGCGCGTGGTGCTCATCTCCACGTTCAATGACAACTCCTACATGCGTTCGCGGCTGGCGTTCGACCTGTGGCACCGGCTGTCCCCGGACGCCGCGCGCATCCGCACCTTCAGCGTGGTGGTGTACGCGAACAACAAGTACCGCGGCCTCTACACGGCGGCGGAGCACATCGACAAGCGGCTGATGGAGGAGAACGGCATCGACAAGGACTCGGACCTGTTCAAGGCCGTGGACGCGGGCGCCAACTTCTCCCGCCTGAAGAGCAATGGACAGCCGAAGGAGCACCTCCACGTCGGCTTCGAGAAGGCCGAGGGCACGCCCGAGGAGAACCAGCCCCATGCCTTCGACACACTGGATGCCTTTGTCGCGTGGGCGGCGGACTCCAACGCGGACACCTTCCGCCAGCAGTTCGGCACGAAGCTGAAGGCGCGGGACTATGAGGACTGGTGGATCTTCAATACGCTCATCCAGGGCAATGACTCGCAGGGGAAGAACGCCTATCACGCGTATGACCCGAAGGCGGGCGGACCCTGGCGCTACATCCCGTGGGACCTGGACGCGAGCTTCGGACAGAACTTCGACACCACGCGCACCAGCCCCACGGCGCGGCCCACGTATGCGTCCGACAACGTGCTGTTCAAGAAGATGCTGGCGGAGCCCGGCATCGCGGGCCCCATGCGGGAGCGCTACCGCCAGGCCCTGAAGAACGAGCTGAGCGAGGCCGCGGTGCAGGCGCTGATCGACGGCTACGTGAAGGATCTGGGGCCCAACGCGCAGCGCGACGAGGCGCAGTGGGGGCAGCAGTACCGCGACTTCGCGAAGCCGGACGAGGAGGGATACGGCAACTTCCCGGACTGGCACCTGCGCCAGGACTTCAAGACGCACGCGGAAGAGGTGGAGTACCTGCGGCAGTGGATCCACACGCGCTGGAGCGCGTTCCAGACGCAGCTGCCGTGA
- a CDS encoding polysaccharide lyase gives MQAKHFAVVAGVSLFAFGLVAEAAEIFRNTGTLTGWNAINREHNGSVNEVTNVTYEGPTAIKVTQIYDPNYTGRYHSEVVKNNVYRRGDTGFYGFAFRLQQDWQFQPQSYNIAQFIADFSDTGCDDYMPSTMVWLSGNQLMTRVKQGTVCAQKTVTFPNLATVSAGEWHKVILQVKWASDSTGYIKLWFDGVKVLEQFNLATTVADDRSFQFRVGLYANGWHDSGYMQGSQPNRSIWFDEIAAGTTFADADPAQW, from the coding sequence ATGCAAGCCAAGCATTTCGCCGTGGTCGCAGGCGTGTCGCTGTTCGCGTTCGGGCTGGTCGCGGAGGCGGCGGAGATCTTCCGCAACACCGGAACGCTCACCGGCTGGAACGCCATCAACCGGGAGCACAACGGGTCCGTGAACGAGGTGACCAACGTCACCTACGAGGGCCCCACCGCCATCAAGGTCACGCAGATCTACGACCCGAACTACACGGGCCGGTACCACTCCGAAGTCGTGAAGAACAACGTGTACCGCCGGGGCGACACGGGCTTCTATGGCTTCGCGTTCCGCCTGCAGCAGGACTGGCAGTTCCAACCCCAGTCCTACAACATCGCGCAGTTCATCGCGGACTTCTCCGACACCGGCTGCGACGACTACATGCCGTCCACCATGGTGTGGCTGTCCGGCAACCAGCTGATGACCCGCGTGAAGCAGGGCACGGTCTGCGCCCAGAAGACCGTCACCTTCCCCAACCTGGCCACCGTCAGCGCCGGGGAATGGCACAAGGTCATCCTCCAGGTGAAGTGGGCCAGCGACAGCACCGGCTACATCAAGCTCTGGTTCGACGGCGTGAAGGTCCTGGAGCAGTTCAACCTGGCGACCACCGTCGCTGACGACCGTTCCTTCCAGTTCCGCGTGGGCCTCTACGCCAACGGCTGGCACGACAGCGGTTACATGCAGGGCTCCCAGCCCAACCGCAGCATCTGGTTCGACGAAATCGCCGCCGGCACGACGTTCGCCGACGCCGACCCTGCGCAGTGGTAG